Genomic segment of Candidatus Neomarinimicrobiota bacterium:
TTCATGCGTAAATCTTTTTCTGATCTTGGGTTTCTTTACATCTTCAATACCGAAAGGCATTTTGATGTGTAGTCCACTCGATTCAGTCCTCACGTATTTCCCGAATCGCATCACAACACCGACTTCATCCGGTCCGACGCTGTAAAACATCGAAAACACAAGAATCAAAGCAATCAATCCTCCGACTACTCCAACCATACCGGATACCGGCAATTTAGGGATCACAAATTCTTCTCCCCCAATATTCACTTTTTTGTATTCCATTGTTATTTTACTCCTATTTTTCTTCTTAATCGAGCCACGGGTATTCCCATGACCTCTCTGTATTTTGCCACGGTTCTGCGCGCGACGTTAAATCCTTCCGAAGCCAATATTTTTGTTAATTTATCGTCGCTAAGTGGCTTTTTTTCCGATTCATCTTCAATCAATTCTTTCAATCTAATTTTTATATTACTTGTGGAAACGATTTTACCGTCACTCCGTTCAAGCCCTTCACTAAAAAAATGTTTCAGAGGAAAAACACCGTGGTCTGTCTGCACGTATTTTCCGTCTGTGGCGCGACTTACCGTTGAATGATCCATTTTGATGTCTTCCGCTATATCTTTTTGGATCATCGGTTTTAAATGACCCTGACCCAACTTAAACCAGTCCAATTGCCTGCTCACAATCGCTTCCATAACCCTTATCATCGTTAATTTTCTCTGATAAATGGATGCGATAAGCCATCGCGCGGATTCCATTTTCTTTCTCAGATAATTTCGGGTTTCTTTATCCGTGTTTTTTCTATCCTCTATCATTGACTTATAATGCTCACTGATTTTTAATTCCGGAAGATTAAAATCGTTCAGCAAAACGGTTAACTCACCGTTTTTGCTTTCCACAATAAAATCAGGAATGACATAATCTAATTTCTGATCGGAAAATATTAATCCCGGTTTGGGATTGAGATTTGAAATAACATCGTTTACATCACTTATATCTTGCATTGTGATATCAATTTCACGCATAATTTTTTCAAATCGTTTATTTGCAAAATGGTCGAAATAGTCCTTAACAATGGTAAGCGCATATCCGTTTTCGTTTTTCTCCTCCAACTGCGCAAGTAAGCATTCTCTTAGGGTGGTTGCTCCGACACCAGCAGGATTTAATTTCAATATACGGGCTTGGACGCTGCGTATCATACCAATATCGCTTTCCGTC
This window contains:
- the rpoN gene encoding RNA polymerase factor sigma-54 produces the protein MLELRQTQSLKLVQSPQQILLSSLLQLQIQALELRIHNELEMNPVLELDEITDPALEVETDETENDDEFDVEDFFDNDDNYTHKAPVDKNIEEYEVPQIARKSFKEYLLDQFRELDLGEMELKIGEEIIWNLDSNGYLTASLEDIAELTESDIGMIRSVQARILKLNPAGVGATTLRECLLAQLEEKNENGYALTIVKDYFDHFANKRFEKIMREIDITMQDISDVNDVISNLNPKPGLIFSDQKLDYVIPDFIVESKNGELTVLLNDFNLPELKISEHYKSMIEDRKNTDKETRNYLRKKMESARWLIASIYQRKLTMIRVMEAIVSRQLDWFKLGQGHLKPMIQKDIAEDIKMDHSTVSRATDGKYVQTDHGVFPLKHFFSEGLERSDGKIVSTSNIKIRLKELIEDESEKKPLSDDKLTKILASEGFNVARRTVAKYREVMGIPVARLRRKIGVK